The Prosthecobacter dejongeii genome window below encodes:
- the miaB gene encoding tRNA (N6-isopentenyl adenosine(37)-C2)-methylthiotransferase MiaB, with protein sequence MPRVHIKTYGCQMNERDTEQVSQMFVERGYTMTATDTDADVVLINTCSVRDQAEQKAIGKMGMVRRRRVPLVTGFMGCMAQSRGSELVEKTKVDLVVGTQKYHRVVDYVDEIIRAKEAKMMDEERFSIVDIEEEQASQNAIRDHSLKENQGSAFVSIMQGCNMKCTFCIVPYTRGSERGRPIADITEEVRRLADKGVKEVTLLGQIVNLYGRHEFPAVDGKSPFVQLLEAVHEVPGIQRIRFTSPHPIGYKKDLIEAFTYLPKLAEHVHLPVQSGSDEILKRMHRPYTAAKFTDLVERIRAARPGIAVTTDVIVGFPGETEEHYLQTRELFDKLKFENAFVFRYSKRRGTPAAEMDDAIQLSEQVKEARNQDLLALVNKHAWTKYEELLGQEVEILCEGTSKTNESRLMGRTRTNKIVIFEGNPDRHIGQIFNVRISHYENFTLYGDVVTKD encoded by the coding sequence ATGCCCCGAGTTCACATCAAGACCTACGGCTGCCAGATGAACGAGCGCGATACCGAGCAGGTATCGCAAATGTTCGTCGAGCGCGGCTACACCATGACCGCCACGGATACCGATGCGGATGTGGTGCTGATCAATACCTGCTCCGTGCGTGACCAGGCGGAACAGAAAGCCATTGGCAAAATGGGCATGGTGCGCCGCCGCCGCGTCCCCCTCGTCACCGGTTTCATGGGCTGCATGGCACAAAGCCGTGGCAGTGAGCTGGTGGAAAAGACCAAGGTGGACCTCGTGGTAGGCACCCAGAAATACCATCGCGTGGTGGATTACGTGGATGAAATCATCCGGGCTAAAGAGGCAAAGATGATGGATGAGGAGCGCTTCTCCATCGTGGACATTGAGGAAGAGCAGGCCAGCCAAAACGCCATCCGCGACCACAGCCTCAAAGAAAATCAGGGGTCGGCCTTTGTCAGCATCATGCAGGGCTGCAACATGAAGTGTACCTTTTGCATCGTGCCCTACACTCGAGGAAGCGAGCGCGGCCGCCCCATCGCCGACATCACGGAAGAAGTGCGCCGTCTCGCCGACAAGGGCGTGAAAGAAGTCACTTTGTTAGGCCAGATCGTCAATCTCTACGGCCGTCACGAGTTCCCCGCTGTGGATGGCAAGAGCCCGTTTGTGCAGCTTTTGGAAGCCGTGCATGAGGTGCCTGGCATCCAGCGCATTCGCTTCACCAGCCCGCACCCGATTGGTTACAAGAAGGACCTCATTGAGGCCTTCACATATCTGCCTAAATTGGCTGAGCATGTACACTTGCCCGTGCAGAGTGGCAGCGATGAAATCCTGAAAAGGATGCATCGCCCCTACACGGCGGCGAAGTTCACGGACCTCGTGGAGCGCATCCGCGCCGCACGTCCCGGCATCGCCGTGACGACCGATGTCATCGTCGGCTTTCCTGGCGAGACCGAAGAACATTACCTGCAGACGCGTGAACTGTTCGACAAACTGAAGTTCGAGAACGCCTTCGTCTTCCGTTACTCCAAACGTCGCGGCACGCCTGCGGCTGAAATGGATGACGCCATCCAGCTCAGCGAACAGGTCAAGGAAGCGCGTAACCAAGATTTGCTGGCCCTAGTGAACAAACACGCCTGGACCAAGTATGAGGAATTGTTAGGCCAGGAGGTGGAAATTCTTTGTGAAGGCACCAGTAAGACGAATGAAAGCCGTCTCATGGGGCGCACGCGCACGAACAAGATTGTGATCTTCGAAGGCAACCCCGACCGTCACATCGGTCAGATTTTCAACGTGCGCATCAGCCACTATGAAAACTTCACGCTGTATGGCGATGTGGTGACGAAAGACTAA
- a CDS encoding excinuclease ABC subunit UvrA, giving the protein MPKKSAAKSPAIPAASDVIQVRGAWQNNLRGIDLDLPLGKLCVVTGPSGSGKSSLAFDTIYAEGQRRYVETFSPYTRQFFERMDKPKVDAIHGIPPAIAIEQVNNIRSTRSTVGTITEINDYLKMLFPRLAEGQCPECHRPVKPETPESIQHELMTAHAGKQALICFGVPVPKDTQVSDFFPFLQGQGYLRVWLYGESLRTDEPEAMKGRKLPAVVLVIQDRLTLEPNQKARLSEAIEAALRLGKGQMTVVQGNETLSFSTDWRCADCDIQIPAPTPGLFSFNSPIGACPTCKGFGRTLGLDMRKAMPDESLSIREGLVKAFSGSTYRESQDDLERAAKKKGVDLNTPFCDLPEAEQKWIVEGAGKDPEEAWQSGEWYGVKGFFRWLESRAYKMHVRIFLSRFRAYTNCMDCDGGRLKKDAYNFRIGGRTIADVWNLPVVELLPTAQAWPVTPGDNATQMLRDEICGRLSYLERAGLGYIHLDRQTRTLSGGELQRVNLTTCLGASLVNTLFVLDEPSIGLHPRDIGRLIGVMEGLRDKGNTLLVVEHEESVMRAADHVIEIGPGRGDKGGYLVYDGPLDGLEKKVGSLTADYLTGRKSIPIPDLRRPVSMGTLEVLEPAKRSKKAVKGEAQKTSAASTYLSIKGARQNNLKNLDVDIPLGVFCCITGVSGSGKSTLVHEVLFRNLQRLRGEVSEDEPGRVRSITGHEKITQVIMVDQSPLARTPRSTPAVYVGAFDAIRALFAESEDAKAQGVTPGFFSFNSGEGRCERCMGNGFEKIEMQFLSDLYVTCPECEGKRYQPHALKIQLHGKSIHDVLGMTVEESSEWFAQMDAPASGGTVRADASFIRKARQVGEQLAILVEAGLGYLKLGQPLNTLSGGEAQRLKLVGHLIENASEKGEVGTSLLLLDEPTTGLHFDDIALLVKLLQRLVEEGNSLLVIEHNVDVIQCADWVIDLGPDGGSQGGQLVVAGTPEVVAACEASWTGRYLAEKFGQGRTVARAAEQAAAYATRKLRKPEAFAANAISIRGAREHNLKNISLDIPRDQFVVVTGLSGSGKSSLAFDLVFAEGQRRFLDSMSVYARTFVEQMEKPEVDVISGVPPTVAIEQRISRGGGKSTVATVTEVYHFLRLLFAKLGTQYCPKCDVPVQKQSLSAISQTVVERAKKGSLQILAPLIKARKGFHTDVAEAAAKQGIEMLLVDGQFRETANFKRLERFKEHSIDAVVGQVKKGASAIELRPLLEKALKMGKGTVKLWLPGNTSQVLSTEMSCPKCDLSFEELDPRLFSFNSPHGWCPTCRGFGFKVAAHGATPRRDDISKLEAEMEEERRLSRGADDEEENNERVLCLECHGSRLNETARYVRLQDFTVPHINAQSAIEAAESVKKLKFQGTEGIIARDIMKEIEQRLHFMKEVGLGYLQLNRSADTLSGGEAQRIRLAAQLGSNLRGVLYVLDEPTIGLHPRDNERLLDTLMALRDKGNSLLVVEHDDDTMRRADTIIDLGPGAGRFGGEIISQGNLAHILKDEKSVTGQGLRNPFKHPLLGARRALPAAKAKEGWLKINRAHANNLKDINVQIPVGRLTVITGVSGSGKSTFLHQVLFPGMKALLSKEKKRKSPNQLWDSIVGADQFGFVYEVDQSPIGKTSRSCPATYVGILDEIRKLFAQVPVARARGYDAGRFSFNTEGGRCEACQGNGNVKVEMNFLPTTRVHCEICNGLRFNSATMEIEYNGKNIGQVLKMSITEAAEFFAHQQRIARPLQLLADTGVGYLQLGQPSPTLSGGEAQRIKLVTELSGGVSRSATEKIRGLKNTKRNLYLIEEPTIGLHMTDVGRLIDILHRLVDDGHTVVVIEHHPDIFAEADYIIDIGPEAGAEGGELVASGTPEEVAQHKVSRTAPFLKRILDL; this is encoded by the coding sequence ATGCCGAAGAAATCTGCCGCCAAGTCTCCAGCTATCCCAGCCGCTAGCGATGTCATCCAGGTCCGTGGGGCCTGGCAGAACAACTTGCGCGGAATTGATCTGGATCTCCCTCTCGGAAAGCTCTGTGTCGTTACTGGTCCCAGTGGATCGGGCAAGTCGTCCCTGGCCTTTGATACCATCTATGCCGAGGGCCAGCGTCGTTATGTGGAGACCTTTTCTCCCTACACCCGGCAGTTTTTTGAGCGCATGGATAAACCGAAGGTGGATGCGATTCACGGCATCCCCCCTGCGATCGCCATTGAGCAGGTCAATAACATCCGCTCCACCCGCAGCACGGTGGGGACGATCACCGAGATCAATGATTACCTGAAGATGCTGTTTCCACGATTGGCGGAAGGGCAGTGCCCGGAGTGTCATCGTCCGGTGAAACCGGAGACGCCAGAGAGCATTCAGCATGAACTGATGACAGCTCACGCTGGGAAGCAAGCCCTCATCTGCTTTGGCGTGCCGGTGCCGAAGGATACCCAGGTCAGTGACTTCTTCCCCTTCCTGCAAGGCCAGGGGTATCTCCGGGTTTGGCTCTATGGCGAATCACTCCGCACAGATGAGCCGGAGGCGATGAAAGGACGCAAACTTCCAGCAGTGGTTTTGGTGATTCAGGATCGTCTGACTCTGGAGCCTAACCAAAAGGCGCGTCTCAGTGAAGCCATCGAGGCAGCTCTGCGCCTGGGCAAAGGCCAAATGACGGTGGTACAGGGAAATGAGACGCTTTCATTTTCGACGGATTGGCGCTGTGCTGACTGCGATATCCAGATCCCCGCGCCGACACCGGGACTGTTTTCCTTCAATAGCCCCATCGGTGCCTGTCCTACCTGCAAAGGCTTTGGGCGCACCTTAGGTCTAGACATGCGGAAGGCGATGCCGGATGAATCTTTGAGCATTCGCGAGGGGCTGGTGAAAGCCTTTTCCGGCAGTACTTATCGGGAGAGTCAGGATGATCTGGAACGTGCGGCGAAAAAGAAAGGGGTGGATTTGAATACCCCTTTCTGTGACCTGCCGGAGGCAGAGCAGAAGTGGATCGTTGAAGGCGCTGGCAAAGACCCGGAGGAGGCCTGGCAGAGTGGCGAATGGTATGGAGTGAAAGGCTTTTTTAGATGGCTGGAAAGCCGGGCTTATAAGATGCACGTGCGCATCTTCCTCAGCCGCTTTCGCGCCTACACCAACTGCATGGACTGTGACGGCGGCAGGCTGAAAAAAGACGCTTACAATTTCCGCATCGGTGGGCGCACCATTGCAGATGTGTGGAACCTGCCTGTGGTGGAACTCCTGCCCACGGCGCAGGCCTGGCCCGTCACGCCTGGGGACAATGCGACTCAGATGCTGAGAGATGAAATCTGTGGTCGTCTTAGCTATCTGGAGCGCGCAGGCTTGGGCTACATTCACTTGGATCGGCAGACCCGCACTTTGAGCGGTGGTGAACTCCAGCGTGTGAACCTAACCACGTGTTTAGGAGCCTCGTTGGTGAATACTTTGTTTGTGCTGGATGAGCCGAGCATCGGGCTGCATCCTCGGGACATCGGTCGGCTTATTGGCGTCATGGAAGGGCTTCGTGACAAAGGAAACACCCTCTTGGTGGTGGAGCATGAAGAGTCCGTCATGCGTGCGGCAGATCACGTCATCGAGATCGGGCCTGGGCGCGGCGATAAAGGCGGGTATCTCGTTTACGATGGCCCTTTGGATGGCTTGGAAAAAAAGGTCGGCTCACTAACAGCAGACTATCTCACGGGGCGCAAGAGCATCCCCATTCCAGACCTTCGCCGCCCAGTTTCGATGGGCACCCTTGAGGTTTTAGAACCTGCAAAGCGCTCTAAAAAAGCGGTTAAAGGCGAAGCTCAAAAGACCTCAGCAGCGAGCACGTATCTCTCCATCAAAGGCGCCCGGCAGAACAACCTGAAGAACCTGGATGTGGATATCCCCCTCGGCGTCTTTTGCTGCATCACCGGGGTTTCTGGATCTGGCAAAAGCACCCTTGTTCATGAGGTGCTATTTCGGAATCTGCAGCGCCTTCGCGGTGAGGTGAGTGAAGATGAACCAGGGCGTGTGCGCTCTATCACCGGCCATGAAAAGATCACTCAAGTGATCATGGTGGACCAGTCGCCGCTTGCACGTACTCCACGCAGTACTCCGGCGGTTTATGTGGGGGCTTTCGATGCCATCCGCGCGCTGTTTGCGGAAAGTGAGGATGCTAAGGCGCAGGGGGTGACTCCAGGTTTCTTTTCCTTCAATTCGGGCGAAGGCCGCTGCGAACGCTGCATGGGTAACGGTTTTGAAAAGATCGAGATGCAGTTCCTCAGCGACCTGTATGTGACCTGCCCCGAGTGCGAAGGGAAGCGCTACCAACCACACGCGCTGAAGATTCAACTGCATGGCAAAAGCATCCATGATGTCCTGGGCATGACGGTGGAGGAATCCTCCGAATGGTTTGCCCAGATGGACGCTCCAGCCTCGGGCGGGACCGTGCGTGCGGATGCTTCATTCATTCGCAAAGCTCGCCAAGTGGGGGAACAACTGGCCATCCTCGTCGAGGCGGGGCTGGGTTATCTGAAGTTAGGCCAGCCGCTGAATACCCTTTCTGGGGGCGAAGCGCAGCGGCTGAAACTCGTGGGGCACTTGATCGAAAATGCCTCCGAAAAAGGCGAGGTCGGCACGTCTCTTTTGCTTTTGGATGAGCCTACCACAGGATTGCATTTCGACGACATTGCCCTGCTGGTGAAGTTGCTTCAACGCCTGGTCGAAGAGGGCAACAGCCTGCTCGTGATTGAGCACAATGTGGATGTGATTCAGTGCGCGGATTGGGTAATTGATCTGGGCCCCGATGGTGGATCTCAGGGCGGGCAATTGGTGGTGGCGGGCACACCTGAAGTGGTCGCCGCCTGCGAGGCTTCCTGGACGGGGAGATACCTGGCCGAGAAATTCGGGCAGGGGAGAACGGTGGCTCGCGCGGCTGAACAAGCGGCGGCTTATGCCACCCGCAAGTTGCGTAAACCGGAAGCCTTCGCTGCCAATGCCATCAGCATTCGCGGAGCCCGCGAGCACAACCTCAAAAACATCTCGCTCGATATTCCACGCGATCAATTTGTGGTGGTCACGGGGCTCAGTGGCAGCGGTAAATCCTCCCTCGCTTTTGACCTCGTGTTTGCCGAAGGTCAACGTCGCTTCCTCGACAGCATGTCGGTTTACGCTCGCACCTTTGTGGAGCAGATGGAAAAGCCGGAGGTGGATGTCATTAGTGGGGTGCCGCCGACGGTCGCCATCGAACAGCGCATCTCCCGGGGCGGTGGTAAATCCACCGTGGCCACGGTAACGGAGGTGTATCATTTCCTCCGTCTGCTGTTTGCCAAATTAGGTACGCAATACTGCCCGAAGTGCGATGTGCCCGTGCAAAAACAGAGCCTCAGCGCCATCAGTCAGACTGTGGTGGAGCGTGCTAAAAAAGGCTCTCTGCAAATCCTGGCTCCGCTGATCAAGGCGCGCAAAGGCTTCCACACTGACGTGGCTGAAGCTGCGGCCAAACAGGGCATCGAGATGTTGCTGGTAGATGGTCAGTTCCGCGAGACAGCGAACTTCAAGCGGCTGGAGCGATTCAAGGAGCACAGCATTGATGCCGTGGTCGGCCAGGTGAAAAAGGGGGCATCGGCCATTGAGCTGCGACCGCTTTTGGAAAAGGCCCTGAAGATGGGTAAGGGCACCGTTAAACTCTGGTTGCCTGGGAATACCTCACAAGTCCTCAGCACGGAGATGAGCTGCCCGAAGTGTGACCTTTCCTTTGAAGAACTGGACCCACGTCTTTTTTCCTTCAACAGCCCTCATGGCTGGTGCCCCACCTGCCGTGGTTTTGGATTCAAAGTTGCTGCACACGGGGCTACTCCTCGCCGAGATGACATCTCGAAATTGGAAGCGGAGATGGAGGAGGAGCGGCGTCTTTCCCGAGGTGCGGATGATGAGGAAGAAAACAATGAGCGCGTGCTATGCCTGGAGTGCCATGGCTCACGTTTGAATGAAACCGCCCGTTATGTGCGGCTCCAGGACTTTACCGTGCCGCACATCAATGCGCAGTCTGCGATTGAGGCGGCGGAGTCCGTTAAAAAACTGAAGTTCCAGGGCACGGAAGGCATCATTGCCAGGGACATCATGAAGGAGATCGAGCAGCGGCTGCACTTCATGAAAGAGGTGGGGCTGGGTTATCTACAGCTCAATCGCAGTGCCGATACCCTCAGCGGTGGGGAAGCCCAGCGCATCCGCTTGGCGGCTCAGTTGGGCAGTAACTTGCGGGGCGTGCTTTATGTTTTGGATGAGCCCACCATCGGTCTGCATCCTCGGGACAATGAGCGCCTGCTGGATACCCTCATGGCACTGCGTGACAAGGGAAACTCCCTCCTCGTGGTGGAGCATGATGACGATACCATGCGCCGGGCAGATACCATCATTGACCTAGGGCCTGGCGCAGGGCGTTTCGGTGGCGAGATCATTTCCCAAGGCAATCTGGCTCACATCCTCAAGGATGAAAAAAGCGTCACCGGGCAGGGATTGCGGAATCCGTTTAAACATCCCTTGTTAGGTGCGCGGCGCGCTCTGCCTGCGGCAAAGGCGAAGGAAGGCTGGTTGAAGATCAATCGTGCGCACGCGAATAACCTGAAGGACATCAATGTGCAGATTCCCGTGGGAAGGCTCACAGTCATCACAGGGGTCAGCGGCAGCGGTAAAAGCACCTTCCTCCATCAGGTACTGTTCCCAGGGATGAAGGCGCTTTTGAGCAAGGAGAAGAAACGCAAGTCGCCCAACCAGCTCTGGGATTCCATCGTTGGGGCCGATCAGTTTGGCTTCGTGTATGAGGTGGATCAGTCCCCCATCGGCAAAACCTCGCGCTCTTGTCCGGCTACCTACGTGGGTATTTTGGACGAGATCCGCAAACTCTTCGCTCAGGTGCCTGTTGCCCGTGCTCGCGGCTACGATGCGGGGCGTTTTTCCTTCAATACTGAAGGAGGGCGTTGCGAAGCCTGCCAAGGCAATGGCAACGTGAAGGTAGAGATGAATTTCTTGCCGACCACCCGAGTGCATTGCGAGATCTGCAACGGTCTGCGATTCAACTCCGCGACCATGGAGATCGAATACAATGGCAAAAACATCGGTCAGGTGCTGAAGATGAGTATCACGGAAGCGGCTGAGTTCTTCGCTCATCAGCAGCGCATCGCCCGGCCCTTGCAGCTCTTGGCGGATACGGGCGTGGGATACTTGCAGTTAGGCCAACCTAGCCCCACCCTCAGCGGCGGGGAGGCGCAGCGTATCAAGCTGGTGACGGAACTCAGCGGTGGCGTTTCACGGTCTGCGACTGAAAAAATCCGTGGGCTGAAGAATACGAAGCGGAATCTCTATCTCATTGAGGAGCCGACCATCGGCCTGCACATGACGGATGTGGGCCGCCTCATAGATATCCTGCATCGTTTGGTGGATGATGGGCACACGGTGGTCGTGATTGAGCATCACCCGGATATCTTTGCTGAGGCCGATTACATCATTGATATCGGTCCTGAAGCGGGAGCCGAAGGAGGTGAACTCGTCGCCTCAGGAACGCCTGAAGAAGTGGCTCAACACAAAGTGAGCCGCACAGCACCGTTCCTGAAGCGAATCTTGGACTTGTAG
- a CDS encoding C39 family peptidase — protein MSRNFLLFVGLLLLSGASVLRAATPPFIDLDTALDFKSSPSISVSVLENLLSPLNDYREEEEEKDPSSGYDKVVIWQLANSKRSRASLFGGQFTPSTIRLALKGGAFVQCEFELNSRKDLALLFPILSDQITRSLGSSPYFANQQDDERVASWKTNTQRVSLDLDSKYSSRGDARLALRVGTLGQAPSEPVVIAPRLSMTAELDYLLNFEELWRCTPEEFEKKYRPKTEQAQTEPPQFEWLNAEKSRARFSRKIFSNVDATLSLFAKSIPVEEAIVEFVQGRAARVTVSFYNRGDSGEIQRTEFSDRFKKVGQGLGQILKVAPTNQSATASTAIKTVSWQWKSPIGIAMLEHNDFAASRPPGKPEFLRLKLAAPNQADWSMGKLSVGVQRMVLTSNVTTTPEGDVYISGVPMVDQGAKGYCVAASCQRLFEYLQIPCDQHEIAQLVNVDAQAGADIFAMQKSLTKIDDKYKVAFKPHINPQQYYVSSGKRRISQRQFVVIVKEHVDKGIPLLWALQLGRYPEEPPLPGSGQVSGGHMRLIIGYNSAKGQILFTDSWGSGHELKRMPEAGAYDATMGVYSMSPPRL, from the coding sequence ATGTCTCGGAATTTTTTGCTGTTTGTCGGACTGCTTTTACTGAGCGGAGCGAGCGTTTTACGCGCTGCCACGCCGCCTTTCATTGATCTGGACACAGCTCTAGATTTCAAATCTTCTCCGTCCATTTCCGTGAGTGTGCTTGAGAATCTTTTGTCTCCTTTGAATGACTATCGAGAAGAGGAGGAAGAAAAAGATCCAAGCAGTGGCTACGACAAGGTTGTGATTTGGCAGCTTGCCAATAGCAAGCGTTCCCGGGCTTCCCTCTTCGGTGGACAATTTACCCCTTCCACGATAAGGTTGGCATTGAAAGGCGGCGCATTTGTTCAATGTGAATTTGAACTGAATTCCCGCAAGGATTTAGCCCTTTTATTTCCCATCCTTTCAGATCAAATCACCCGATCGTTAGGCAGTTCCCCATACTTTGCCAATCAACAAGACGATGAGCGTGTGGCGAGTTGGAAGACGAATACGCAGCGGGTGTCTCTCGATCTGGATTCGAAGTATTCTTCAAGAGGAGACGCGAGGTTAGCGCTGCGTGTTGGGACGTTGGGGCAGGCACCTTCCGAACCAGTCGTCATCGCTCCACGTTTATCCATGACGGCAGAATTGGACTACCTCCTGAATTTTGAAGAACTGTGGCGGTGCACTCCGGAAGAATTTGAGAAAAAGTATCGGCCTAAGACGGAGCAGGCTCAAACGGAACCTCCGCAGTTTGAATGGCTGAATGCTGAAAAAAGTCGTGCCCGGTTTTCGCGGAAAATCTTTTCCAATGTGGATGCTACACTGAGTCTCTTTGCCAAATCCATCCCGGTGGAAGAGGCCATCGTCGAGTTTGTCCAGGGCCGTGCGGCGCGGGTCACGGTGTCTTTCTACAACCGGGGAGATTCGGGCGAAATTCAGCGCACTGAATTTTCTGACCGATTCAAAAAAGTCGGGCAGGGCCTGGGGCAGATCTTGAAAGTCGCCCCTACCAATCAATCGGCGACTGCCAGCACGGCGATCAAAACCGTGAGCTGGCAATGGAAGAGCCCCATCGGCATCGCGATGCTGGAGCACAACGATTTTGCGGCTAGCCGCCCCCCAGGCAAACCTGAATTCCTACGACTGAAATTGGCGGCTCCGAATCAGGCAGACTGGAGCATGGGCAAGCTTTCCGTCGGAGTGCAGCGCATGGTCTTGACCAGTAACGTCACCACCACGCCCGAGGGGGACGTGTATATCTCAGGGGTGCCTATGGTGGATCAGGGGGCCAAGGGGTACTGCGTGGCTGCCAGTTGCCAGCGTTTGTTTGAATACTTACAGATTCCTTGTGACCAGCATGAGATCGCCCAGTTGGTGAATGTGGATGCGCAAGCGGGGGCGGATATCTTCGCCATGCAAAAGAGCCTAACTAAAATTGACGATAAATATAAAGTGGCCTTCAAGCCGCACATCAATCCCCAGCAATATTACGTCAGCTCTGGCAAACGCCGCATCTCGCAGAGACAGTTCGTCGTCATTGTGAAAGAGCATGTGGATAAGGGGATCCCTCTGCTTTGGGCCCTGCAGTTAGGCCGTTATCCTGAGGAGCCGCCACTGCCAGGTTCTGGGCAGGTCAGCGGTGGCCACATGCGTTTGATCATTGGCTATAACAGCGCCAAGGGCCAGATCCTATTTACCGATTCCTGGGGCTCTGGGCACGAACTGAAGCGCATGCCTGAAGCCGGTGCGTATGATGCGACCATGGGCGTTTACTCCATGTCCCCGCCTCGGCTGTAG
- a CDS encoding prenyltransferase/squalene oxidase repeat-containing protein gives MKLIAALSFALPSLILAQSGTQPARHESLKQEIRLAYDRGLAFLKGKQNNETGQWGDAEPVAFTALAITSHLLTPGRQPTEPVSAEIEKAYAFLLKNVQPDGGIYVKARANYNTSLALTALMLSPKPQNEQTLLAARRFIIGQQNDFDEKGKQDNPFDGGIGYGTPKPNNPAHADLSNTHFALEALYYSQALLADKGDAGKNEPQLNFGAAIQFIQNCQNRPETNKASWVSTDKADAGGFVYSPGETRGKDVKTADGRTALRSYGSISYAGMLSFIYAGLDKSDPRVQAVLQWLSENYTLDENPGLGAEGLYYYYHTMAKALAIADVDFLKTKDGKTVDWREDLASKLLNLQQGDGSWANSAGRWMESDTTLTTSYMLMALARVYESL, from the coding sequence ATGAAACTGATCGCTGCTTTATCTTTTGCTCTACCCTCGCTGATCCTAGCCCAGAGCGGCACCCAGCCTGCCCGCCATGAATCTTTGAAACAGGAGATTCGCCTCGCTTATGATCGCGGGTTGGCCTTTCTGAAAGGCAAACAGAACAACGAAACGGGGCAGTGGGGAGATGCGGAGCCGGTGGCCTTCACCGCGCTGGCCATCACCAGTCATCTTTTGACTCCAGGCCGCCAGCCTACAGAACCTGTTTCTGCGGAGATCGAGAAAGCCTATGCCTTTCTCCTGAAAAACGTCCAGCCAGACGGTGGCATTTACGTGAAGGCCCGTGCGAATTACAATACCTCGCTGGCACTCACCGCTCTGATGCTGAGCCCGAAGCCCCAGAACGAACAGACCCTCCTGGCTGCACGCCGTTTCATCATCGGTCAGCAGAATGATTTCGATGAAAAGGGCAAGCAGGACAATCCCTTCGACGGCGGCATTGGCTACGGCACGCCTAAGCCTAACAATCCAGCCCACGCTGACCTCTCCAACACGCACTTTGCCCTCGAAGCCCTGTATTATTCCCAGGCCCTTTTGGCTGATAAAGGCGATGCGGGTAAAAACGAACCGCAGCTCAATTTTGGCGCGGCGATCCAGTTCATCCAGAACTGCCAAAATCGGCCTGAAACGAACAAAGCTTCTTGGGTCAGCACGGATAAAGCTGACGCCGGCGGTTTTGTTTACAGCCCCGGTGAGACCCGTGGCAAAGACGTCAAAACTGCCGACGGCCGCACTGCCCTACGCAGCTACGGCAGCATCAGCTACGCTGGCATGCTGAGCTTCATCTATGCTGGGCTCGACAAGAGCGACCCTCGCGTGCAGGCTGTGCTGCAGTGGCTGAGTGAAAACTACACCCTGGATGAGAACCCTGGCCTTGGCGCAGAGGGCTTGTACTATTACTACCACACCATGGCAAAGGCCCTGGCGATTGCGGATGTGGACTTCCTCAAGACCAAGGATGGCAAGACGGTGGACTGGCGCGAGGATCTGGCCTCCAAGCTGCTCAACCTCCAGCAGGGCGACGGCTCCTGGGCGAACAGCGCTGGTCGTTGGATGGAAAGTGATACCACTCTCACCACCTCCTACATGCTCATGGCTCTGGCGCGCGTTTACGAAAGCTTGTAA
- a CDS encoding YdjY domain-containing protein codes for MFRFLPILLLALSVSGTHAQDAKAEAAKQLAETQQRLKKLSATEYELDGIRINAATREVRIPTKVELQKAPIEYMLVHETGKTHESVLTTALSPTAIQVALLLANYQAATEGMLTKVPEAERPKIWKEEPPAKPKANQIKITVEWKVGDVTKSAPLSDWVQHVDTRKPPTDLGTWIFNGSYMDERGFIGQHEGSIIAVWLDRGALINSPAEGNWRDDLWISLPANIPDIGTPVTVIISPAQP; via the coding sequence ATGTTTCGCTTCCTTCCTATTCTCCTGCTCGCCCTCAGCGTGTCAGGAACACATGCCCAAGATGCGAAGGCGGAGGCTGCCAAGCAACTGGCTGAAACTCAGCAGCGGCTCAAAAAACTGTCGGCGACGGAATATGAGCTGGATGGTATCCGCATCAATGCAGCGACACGTGAAGTGCGCATCCCCACGAAAGTGGAACTGCAAAAAGCGCCCATCGAATACATGCTCGTCCATGAAACGGGAAAGACGCATGAGAGCGTGCTGACCACAGCCCTGAGCCCCACGGCTATCCAGGTGGCCCTGCTGCTAGCCAATTACCAAGCGGCGACGGAAGGTATGCTGACGAAAGTGCCGGAAGCGGAGCGCCCAAAAATCTGGAAAGAGGAGCCTCCCGCGAAGCCGAAGGCCAACCAGATCAAAATCACCGTGGAATGGAAAGTGGGCGACGTGACCAAGTCTGCCCCGCTTTCTGACTGGGTGCAGCATGTAGATACTCGCAAACCACCGACTGACCTAGGCACCTGGATCTTTAATGGCTCTTATATGGATGAGCGCGGATTCATCGGCCAGCATGAAGGTTCCATCATTGCCGTGTGGCTGGACCGTGGAGCCCTCATCAATTCCCCTGCGGAAGGCAACTGGCGTGATGATCTCTGGATCTCCCTCCCTGCCAATATCCCCGACATCGGCACCCCTGTGACCGTCATCATTTCCCCTGCCCAACCATGA